A part of Clarias gariepinus isolate MV-2021 ecotype Netherlands chromosome 14, CGAR_prim_01v2, whole genome shotgun sequence genomic DNA contains:
- the si:ch211-152f22.4 gene encoding E3 SUMO-protein ligase ZBED1, translating into MDKWRDRSVPGPKKPSRFQKGRRDHPYVNQTLPYKNVYKTQTFIKAESGSRTGPFFRCSGRRSEHDVPQHKPDIKQQPYACLESWRSNREHYPGSRSRGHDFPRHKPVITQEPSTCQGDNFDWKRHILKFIVTDLQTPLLVEEDGFQNFLKALNPNIDYALSASAVRKELSSVYEATKRNVKKAVIDASDLVLSAELWLSSKKESYLTVTCHFIDRKWDLKSYTLETAHLLGEDTPEKVNEHLWRISREWDIVGKIQVVVVNVDKMKRGKLASDWTYIPCFSHTLNKVIQEVVESPDWRYLINKCRRIVQFFHQENEALWCPHLTQSSNGDWLSTLNMVSKICQQWPKFSQDADYKRNDLWLNENERGLLQNMNKVLTVVKNVMQEIGTCRYVPVSNIIPLIDKLQSSLQSLTPENNVASKLSERCKYHFGNINENMLFTVSTALDPRYKNSVLKTDKGEKVKAKIKEELGNRDCEALLLRYIVEKDVPATQNLLQYWAAQNNSKDLAKVAHKYLSVISTAIPIEQMMHENNSRIIFNRRKCLELEDMNMMLFLNANYQNI; encoded by the exons ATGGATAAGTGGAGAGATCGTTCTG ttccAGGACCAAAAAAGCCAAGTCGTTTCCAGAAAGGGAGGAGGGATCATCCTTATGTGAACCAAACTCTGCCTTATAAAAATGTGTACAAAACCCAGACCTTCATTAAAGCAG AAAGTGGGAGCCGTACTGGACCATTTTTCCGTTGTTCCGGGAGAAGAAGTGAACATGATGTCCCGCAACACAAACCAGATATTAAACAACAACCATATGCGTGCTTAG AAAGTTGGAGATCAAACAGAGAACATTATCCTGGTTCAAGAAGTAGAGGTCATGACTTCCCGCGACACAAGCCAGTTATTACACAGGAGCCATCCACTTGCCAAG gagACAATTTTGATTGGAAAAGACACATTCTGAAGTTTATTGTTACAGATTTACAGACACCACTGCTTGTTGAAGAAGATGGATTCCAAAATTTCTTGAAAGCCCTAAATCCCAATATTGATTATGCACTAAGTGCCTCTGCAGTTCGAAAAGAACTGTCGAGCGTGTATGAGGCTACAAAGAGAAATGTCAAAAAAGCTGTGATAGATGCCAGCGATCTAGTGCTCTCTGCTGAACTGTGGCTCTCAAGCAAAAAAGAGTCGTATCTAACAGTAACATGTCACTTTATTGATAGGAAGTGGGATCTGAAATCATACACTCTAGAAACAGCTCATCTTCTTGGTGAAGATACACCAGAAAAGGTTAATGAACATCTTTGGAGAATTTCAAGAGAATGGGACATTGTGGGCAAAATACAGGTGGTGGTTGTCAATGTGGATAAAATGAAAAGGGGCAAGCTAGCATCAGACTGGACGTACATACCTTGCTTCAGCCACACCCTCAACAAAGTCATCCAAGAAGTTGTGGAAAGCCCTGATTGGAGatatttgataaataaatgCCGTCGTATTGTTCAATTTTTCCACCAGGAAAATGAAGCTTTATGGTGTCCCCATTTGACACAATCATCTAATGGGGACTGGCTTTCAACACTTAATATGGTGAGCAAGATCTGCCAACAGTGGCCAAAGTTTTCCCAGGATGCCGATTACAAACGTAATGATCTTTGGCTAAACGAAAATGAAAGGGGTTTGCTGCAAAATATGAACAAGGTGCTCACGGTTGTCAAAAATGTCATGCAGGAGATTGGGACATGCAGATACGTTCCTGTCTCCAACATCATACCTCTGATTGACAAGCTTCAGTCGAGTCTACAAAGTCTAACACCAGAAAACAACGTTGCCTCGAAGCTCAGTGAGAGATGTAAATATCATTTTGGAAACATCAATGAAAATATGTTGTTCACTGTCAGCACAGCACTGGACCCAAGATACAAAAATAGTGTACTGAAGACTGATAAAGGGGAAAAAGTCAAAGCAAAGATCAAAGAGGAACTGGGCAACCGGGATTGTGAAGCTTTACTTCTGCGATACATTGTAGAAAAAGATGTCCCAGCAACTCAGAATCTGCTGCAGTACTGGGCAGCTCAAAACAATTCAAAGGACCTGGCCAAGGTTGCACACAAATATCTCAGTGTGATCTCTACTGCTATTCCAATAGAGCAGATGATGCATGAGAACAACTCACGGATCATTTTTAACAGGAGGAAATGCTTAGAGCTTGAAGATATGAACATGATGCTGTTTCTGAATGCCAATTACcaaaacatttga